Below is a genomic region from Desulfobacter sp..
CATTTGAATATCAGGAAAAGTTAAAAAGGTGTGAAAAGGCAAACACGGCTTTTTACGGTGCTGTCAAATCCAAAAACGAAGTGTATTTTCAGATGGCCTCAATGTTCAAAGAGGTGACCAAGGACAAAAAGAAATCCTCTGTGAAATGGATGGACCAGATTTTGAAATCATCAAATATCCCTGGCAAAATTTTTATGGATAACATATAAAAAAAAGGTCCGGTAAATCATTTTTTTTAAGTTCAAGGATGTTTTATTCAAATCAATCTAAAAGAAAGGAGCATTTTAATGGCTGAGCAACTCGGAATTTATAAATGCGGAAAATGCGGAAATATCGTTCAGGTCCTTCACGGCGAAAAGCCCCCGGTCACCTGCTGTGGAAAACCCATGGACCGCCTGGTGGAGAACACGGTTGATGCTGCCCTGGAAAAACATGTTCCAGTGGTGGAAAAAATTGAGGGCGGTTATACGGTTAAAGTGGGCAGCGTGGCTCATCCCATGGGTCCGGATCACTGGATTGAATGGATTGAACTTGTCTCTTGTGACGGCGCCTATGTGCAGCGTCAGATGCTGACCCCTTCCAGCACACCTGAAGCGACGTTTAAATGTGATTCAGACAAAGCATATGCTTTGGCCTATTGCAACCTTCACGGTTTGTGGAAATCATAGGCAGTCTTTGCACCTTTAAAAAGGCATAAAAAAAACTCACTGCTGAATTCAGCAGTGAGTTTTTGTTTTCAGGTTTTGTTAGGGGGTGGATTCAATCAATTTGTTTGCCAGCATCTTAATATGGCTCATCTCTTCTTTGATAATATCATCCACCTTTGATCTGCCCTGGGTTTCAGAGACCAGCTCTTTCATGCCCAGATAAAAGGCAATTGAATCCTTTTCAGCGGCAATGGCTGAGGTGAGAATGCCTTTCATGCTGGATTCAGGCTGCTCTTTTTCGGAAAAAACCCGGGTATCGGCCAGGGCCTTGAGATAAAGGGCATTTTCATCTTCAGGGTCAAAGACCATGGATTTGCTTTCTTTTGAACTCAAATCGTTTTGCATCTGGGCAAAGATCAGCTCATGGCTGTCTTCCATTTCAGCAAGGCCTATTAGAAATTGTTTGTGAGCATCTTCATCTACCCGGTTTGCCGCTTCCCTGTAAAATCTGGCGCCGTTGACTTCAATCTGTTTTGCGATCTCAAAAATATCATCTGCATTAAATTCGTTGCCCATTATGTCCTCCGTTAGTCTATGATCTATCGTTGGGTTGATAAGCTACAATTATTTTGCTATTCGTTCTTTCAAGGTCTTTGCCAGTTTGACGCCCAGGTCAAAGCATTTGGCAAGATCTGCTTCATCCGGTACATACTGCACCTTTACCCCGGGGTCAATGATATCCAGCTTCATTTCTTCAAATTCTTTGTTCAAAATTTTCATGGCCTCGCCGCTCCAGCCGTAAGAGCCAAAGGCCGCAGCGATTTTATTCTGGGGCCGCAACCCTTTGATATAGGTCATGACATCGGCAATCACCGGGAAAATACTATTGTTGAGGGTGGGAGATCCAACCGCAATGGCACCGGCATCAATGATTTCGGTCATGATATCCGAGCGGTGCCATTTCCGGGTATTCATAAGCCTGACATTAACCTCTTGAGATTCAATACCCGAGGTGATGGCACGGGCCATCTTGGTGGTGCTTTCCCACATGGAATCAAAAATCACCACGGCTTTTTTACCCGGCGCCTGTTTGGACCATTGGTCATAGGCCTGGATGATTTTTGCGGGGTTTTTCCGCCATAAAATACCATGGTCAGGGCAGATCATGTCTATCTTAAGATTGAGCTTTTCCACATCCTTGAGCAGGGCCTGGACCCTGGGAGAAAAATGAAGCAGGATATTGGCATAATATTTTCGGGCATGTGGCATGATTTCATCCCCGATTTCATCGTCAAAGAACATGTCCCCGCAGTAATGCTGGCCAAAGGCATCACTGGAAAATAAGATGGCCTGGTCCGGCAGATAGGTAAACATGGAATCCGGCCAGTGAAGCATTCTTGTCTCAAGAAAGGAAAAGGTTCTGTCTCCAAGGGTCAGGTTGTCCCCTGTGCCCACC
It encodes:
- a CDS encoding desulfoferrodoxin; protein product: MAEQLGIYKCGKCGNIVQVLHGEKPPVTCCGKPMDRLVENTVDAALEKHVPVVEKIEGGYTVKVGSVAHPMGPDHWIEWIELVSCDGAYVQRQMLTPSSTPEATFKCDSDKAYALAYCNLHGLWKS
- a CDS encoding ferritin family protein, which translates into the protein MGNEFNADDIFEIAKQIEVNGARFYREAANRVDEDAHKQFLIGLAEMEDSHELIFAQMQNDLSSKESKSMVFDPEDENALYLKALADTRVFSEKEQPESSMKGILTSAIAAEKDSIAFYLGMKELVSETQGRSKVDDIIKEEMSHIKMLANKLIESTP
- a CDS encoding flavodoxin domain-containing protein, with the protein product MYKPIEIADKIYSVGCRDWDIRDFHGYSTYEGTTYNAFLVLGEQNILIDTVKEKFGDELLSNISRIIDPKKIDAVISNHTEMDHSGAIPKVMHIIGQEKPIYCSKMGAKNLKSHFNREFNFKVVGTGDNLTLGDRTFSFLETRMLHWPDSMFTYLPDQAILFSSDAFGQHYCGDMFFDDEIGDEIMPHARKYYANILLHFSPRVQALLKDVEKLNLKIDMICPDHGILWRKNPAKIIQAYDQWSKQAPGKKAVVIFDSMWESTTKMARAITSGIESQEVNVRLMNTRKWHRSDIMTEIIDAGAIAVGSPTLNNSIFPVIADVMTYIKGLRPQNKIAAAFGSYGWSGEAMKILNKEFEEMKLDIIDPGVKVQYVPDEADLAKCFDLGVKLAKTLKERIAK